The following proteins come from a genomic window of Sulfitobacter indolifex:
- the ilvD gene encoding dihydroxy-acid dehydratase: protein MSTTPRFDKSRLPSRHVTEGPARAPHRSYYYAMGMTEQEIHQPLVGVATCWNEAAPCNIALSRQAQAVKIGVHSEQGTPREFTTITVTDGIAMGHEGMRSSLASREAIADTVELTMRGHCYDAIVGLAGCDKSLPGMMMAMLRLNVPSVFLYGGSILPGKAPAGADVPEDFASRDLTVQDMFEAVGRFQNGTMSQAALDVLERVACPSAGACGGQFTANTMACVSEAIGLALPNSSGMPAPYESRDAYAEASGAAVMNLIEKNIRARDICTREAFENAARIVACTGGSTNAGLHLPAMAHEAGIEFYLEDVCEIFRDTPYFVDMKPGGAYVAKDLYDAGGVPVVMNELRKAGLIHEDCMTATGYSMGEVLDQVTREADGKVIHSVANPISKTGGVVGLKGNLAPEGAIVKIAGMSDEDIVFTGPALVFECEQDAFEAVQNRAYSEGDVFVIRNEGPAGGPGMREMLATTAALSGQGMGKKVALITDGRFSGATRGFCVGHVGPEAAHGGPIALLKNGDMITLDAIKGSISVDLSDDELAERRKGWAGPRATNYQSGALWKYAKLVGPTYLGAVTHPGAQAETHDYMDL from the coding sequence ATGTCCACCACCCCACGCTTCGACAAATCCCGGCTGCCCAGCCGCCACGTGACCGAAGGCCCGGCCCGCGCGCCGCATCGGTCTTACTACTATGCCATGGGCATGACCGAGCAAGAGATTCACCAGCCGCTGGTGGGCGTCGCCACCTGCTGGAACGAAGCAGCGCCCTGCAACATCGCGCTGAGCCGTCAGGCGCAGGCCGTGAAGATCGGTGTGCATTCCGAACAGGGCACGCCGCGCGAGTTTACCACGATCACCGTCACCGATGGTATCGCGATGGGCCACGAGGGCATGCGCTCCTCGCTCGCGTCGCGCGAAGCGATTGCCGACACGGTTGAGCTGACCATGCGCGGCCACTGCTATGACGCCATCGTGGGCCTCGCGGGCTGCGACAAATCTCTGCCGGGGATGATGATGGCGATGCTGCGGTTGAACGTGCCGTCGGTCTTCCTCTATGGCGGGTCAATCCTGCCGGGCAAAGCACCTGCCGGGGCCGATGTGCCCGAGGATTTCGCCAGCCGCGATCTGACCGTGCAGGACATGTTCGAAGCGGTGGGCCGGTTCCAGAACGGCACCATGTCGCAAGCAGCCCTCGACGTGCTTGAGCGCGTGGCTTGCCCATCGGCGGGCGCTTGTGGCGGCCAGTTCACCGCCAATACAATGGCCTGCGTCTCCGAGGCGATCGGCCTCGCGCTGCCCAACTCGTCCGGCATGCCCGCGCCCTATGAGAGCCGCGACGCCTATGCCGAGGCCTCTGGCGCGGCGGTGATGAACCTGATCGAAAAGAACATCCGCGCCCGCGACATCTGCACCCGCGAAGCCTTTGAAAACGCAGCGCGCATCGTGGCCTGCACCGGCGGCTCGACCAACGCGGGCCTGCACCTGCCCGCCATGGCGCATGAAGCCGGGATCGAGTTCTACCTCGAAGACGTTTGCGAAATCTTCCGCGACACACCCTATTTCGTCGATATGAAACCGGGCGGCGCTTATGTGGCCAAAGATCTTTACGATGCGGGCGGCGTGCCGGTGGTGATGAATGAGTTGCGCAAAGCGGGCCTCATTCACGAAGACTGCATGACTGCCACCGGCTACTCCATGGGCGAAGTGCTCGATCAGGTTACCCGCGAAGCAGACGGCAAGGTGATCCACTCGGTCGCCAATCCGATCAGCAAGACCGGCGGTGTCGTGGGCCTCAAAGGCAACCTCGCCCCCGAAGGTGCCATCGTGAAAATCGCGGGCATGTCTGACGAAGACATCGTCTTCACCGGCCCGGCACTGGTGTTCGAATGTGAGCAAGACGCTTTCGAAGCCGTGCAAAACCGCGCCTATTCCGAAGGCGACGTTTTCGTCATCCGCAACGAAGGCCCCGCAGGCGGCCCCGGCATGCGCGAGATGCTGGCCACCACCGCCGCGCTTTCGGGTCAAGGCATGGGCAAGAAGGTGGCGCTGATCACCGATGGCCGCTTCTCGGGTGCGACACGTGGCTTCTGTGTGGGTCACGTTGGCCCCGAAGCGGCGCATGGCGGACCGATTGCGCTGCTGAAAAACGGCGACATGATCACCCTTGATGCGATCAAAGGTTCCATCAGCGTCGACCTGAGCGATGATGAGCTTGCCGAGCGCCGCAAGGGCTGGGCTGGCCCGCGTGCCACAAACTACCAAAGCGGCGCGCTGTGGAAATACGCCAAACTTGTCGGCCCTACCTACCTTGGTGCCGTGACACATCCGGGCGCTCAGGCCGAGACCCATGATTACATGGACCTCTAA
- a CDS encoding DUF6478 family protein has translation MINFRSGYLEGRLYARALHRWAQVARKAATADLATLRRQRNRARLLRAHLDRLIHRADGRLALPVIGATGFPKPHNADWAWRPELWRGPLPTPGISAVETKSMLGGEVTLFHDCDQSELTLRQLRNRREADLAPYGLQLDVFKFDGSFLSLVINLPDDAVTGLKRRHVIRMDTIVQLEHPLELFARLNIRHGPNTEQIVRELPADNESISIEFDLAYTNLNEKRIEAAWIDLIFEGPDMNQVVLRDLTFSRRPRAQI, from the coding sequence ATGATCAACTTCCGCAGCGGCTATCTGGAAGGCAGGCTCTATGCCCGCGCGCTGCACCGTTGGGCACAGGTTGCGCGCAAAGCGGCGACGGCTGACCTTGCCACACTGCGCCGCCAACGCAACCGCGCGCGCCTACTGCGCGCGCATCTGGACCGGCTGATTCATCGCGCCGACGGGCGATTGGCGCTGCCCGTGATCGGCGCCACTGGCTTTCCCAAACCCCATAACGCCGATTGGGCATGGCGGCCCGAACTTTGGCGCGGGCCATTGCCCACGCCGGGCATCTCGGCGGTCGAAACCAAGTCGATGCTGGGCGGAGAAGTGACCCTTTTCCACGACTGCGACCAGTCGGAACTGACCCTGCGCCAATTGCGCAACCGGCGCGAAGCTGACCTCGCACCCTATGGGCTGCAACTCGACGTGTTCAAATTCGACGGGTCATTCCTATCGCTGGTGATCAATCTGCCCGATGATGCTGTTACCGGGCTGAAACGCCGCCATGTGATCCGCATGGATACAATCGTGCAACTGGAACACCCGCTTGAGCTTTTTGCCCGGCTCAACATCCGCCACGGCCCCAATACCGAACAGATTGTCCGCGAACTGCCCGCCGACAATGAGAGCATCAGCATTGAGTTTGATCTCGCCTATACCAACCTCAACGAAAAACGGATCGAAGCGGCGTGGATTGACCTGATCTTTGAGGGGCCGGATATGAACCAAGTCGTTCTACGCGACCTCACCTTCTCTCGCCGTCCCCGTGCCCAGATTTAG
- a CDS encoding S41 family peptidase produces the protein MKKFVMAAVAGTVAGVVATTQIAGPLLAQEAEKTTNVYEQLDLFGDIFERIRAQYVEDVEPGDLIEAAINGMLTSLDPHSSYLSPKDAEKMREQTRGEFGGLGIEVTQEEGFVKVVSPIDETPAAEAGIEAGDFITHVDGESLLGLGLDDAVEMMRGPVGSEIIITVVREGEPEPFDVSIVRDTIQLTAVRARTVGQTAVLRLTTFNEQTYPKMKEGLEQQIEDAGGIDGINGIVIDMRNNPGGLLNQAIAVSDAFLEEGEIVSTRGRDIEDGDRVNATPGDLAMGKPIVVLINGGSASASEIVAGALQDHRRAIVIGTKSFGKGSVQTVMPLRGDGAMRLTTARYYTPSGRSIQALGVSPDIVVAQPPAAPEAEEDEALSARPLRSEADLRGRLNNDSLTDDQIKQIEEDREKARIAAELREEDYQLAYAIDILKGLSALGPNK, from the coding sequence ATGAAGAAATTCGTGATGGCAGCCGTTGCAGGCACGGTCGCGGGGGTGGTGGCAACCACACAGATCGCCGGACCCCTGTTGGCGCAAGAGGCCGAGAAGACCACAAATGTTTACGAGCAGCTTGATCTCTTTGGCGATATTTTCGAACGCATCCGCGCGCAATATGTCGAAGATGTCGAGCCCGGTGACCTGATCGAAGCCGCGATCAACGGCATGTTGACCTCGCTTGACCCGCATTCGTCCTACCTGTCGCCCAAAGACGCCGAGAAGATGCGCGAGCAGACGCGCGGCGAATTTGGCGGTCTGGGCATAGAGGTCACCCAAGAAGAGGGCTTCGTCAAAGTTGTCTCGCCCATCGACGAAACACCTGCCGCCGAAGCAGGGATTGAGGCCGGTGATTTCATTACCCACGTTGATGGCGAAAGCCTGCTGGGCCTTGGCCTTGATGACGCGGTTGAGATGATGCGCGGACCGGTTGGGTCTGAGATCATCATCACCGTAGTCCGCGAAGGCGAGCCTGAGCCCTTTGATGTGTCCATCGTGCGCGATACCATCCAGCTCACCGCCGTGCGCGCCCGCACCGTGGGTCAAACCGCCGTGCTGCGTCTGACCACCTTTAACGAGCAGACCTATCCCAAGATGAAAGAGGGGCTGGAGCAGCAGATCGAAGACGCCGGTGGGATCGATGGGATCAACGGCATCGTGATCGACATGCGCAACAACCCCGGTGGCTTGCTTAATCAGGCGATTGCCGTGTCGGACGCCTTCCTTGAGGAAGGGGAGATCGTCAGCACCCGTGGCCGCGACATCGAAGATGGCGACCGTGTGAACGCCACGCCGGGTGATCTGGCCATGGGCAAACCGATCGTGGTGCTGATCAACGGCGGCTCGGCCTCGGCTTCGGAAATCGTTGCCGGTGCGTTGCAAGACCACCGCCGCGCGATTGTCATCGGTACCAAAAGCTTTGGCAAAGGCTCGGTCCAGACGGTCATGCCGCTGCGCGGAGACGGGGCCATGCGCCTGACCACGGCGCGGTATTACACGCCCTCGGGCCGCTCAATCCAAGCGCTTGGCGTGTCGCCTGACATCGTCGTGGCCCAGCCCCCTGCGGCACCTGAGGCTGAGGAAGACGAGGCATTGTCGGCACGTCCCCTGCGCTCAGAAGCCGATCTGCGTGGGCGGTTGAACAATGACAGCTTGACCGACGACCAGATCAAACAGATCGAAGAAGACCGCGAAAAGGCCCGCATTGCAGCTGAACTGCGCGAAGAGGATTATCAACTGGCCTATGCCATCGATATCCTCAAGGGTCTGTCGGCTTTGGGTCCGAACAAGTAA
- a CDS encoding murein hydrolase activator EnvC family protein, with product MKHFAAAVLFACLPLMAHAQAEEAAAEARAASAALETASAKLDQADGARDRVQALTETIQAFEAGLAAMRAGLRQAAINEAQLSRKLQAREGEVAQFLGVLQSIGGDPSPVVLLHPDGPMGTARAGMLLAELTPALNARADALRQDYEDIKTLRALQTDAAQRLQQGLTEVQGARTALNQAMANRTDLPTRFTEDPVRTAILIASTETLEGFASGLSQITTGTEEPAPVNLEGQVGELPLPAQGLVLRKAGETDSAGVTRPGMILATRPRAIVTSPAAATIRYVGPLLDLGNVVILEPQVDTLFVLAGLDIVYGQAGQVIAGGTPIGLMGGPESGTSSAMSPNGEGTSTDRTETLYIEVRQDNTPQDPADWFRTDKDG from the coding sequence ATGAAGCATTTCGCCGCGGCTGTTTTATTCGCCTGTTTGCCCCTGATGGCCCACGCTCAGGCAGAAGAGGCCGCCGCTGAGGCGCGCGCCGCCTCGGCAGCGCTTGAGACGGCGTCGGCCAAGCTTGATCAAGCCGATGGCGCACGCGACCGGGTGCAGGCGTTGACCGAGACCATTCAAGCCTTCGAAGCCGGGTTGGCGGCGATGCGCGCGGGGTTGCGGCAGGCGGCGATCAACGAGGCGCAACTCAGCCGCAAGCTGCAGGCACGCGAAGGCGAGGTGGCACAGTTTCTGGGCGTCTTGCAAAGCATCGGCGGTGATCCCTCGCCGGTGGTGCTGCTCCACCCCGACGGGCCCATGGGCACCGCCCGCGCCGGGATGCTGCTGGCCGAGCTGACGCCCGCGCTTAACGCCCGCGCCGATGCGCTCCGCCAAGACTACGAAGACATCAAAACCCTGCGGGCGCTGCAAACGGATGCGGCGCAGCGTTTGCAGCAAGGGTTGACGGAAGTGCAAGGCGCCCGGACCGCGCTTAATCAAGCCATGGCAAACCGCACCGATTTGCCCACACGCTTTACCGAGGACCCGGTGCGGACCGCGATTCTCATCGCTTCGACCGAAACGCTTGAGGGCTTTGCCAGCGGTCTGTCGCAAATTACCACCGGAACGGAGGAGCCCGCCCCTGTGAACCTTGAGGGGCAGGTGGGCGAATTGCCTTTGCCTGCACAGGGCTTGGTGCTGCGCAAGGCGGGAGAGACGGATTCGGCTGGGGTCACCCGGCCCGGTATGATCCTTGCCACCCGCCCCCGCGCCATTGTCACCAGCCCTGCCGCGGCGACGATCCGCTATGTTGGTCCGCTGCTGGATCTGGGCAATGTCGTGATCCTTGAGCCGCAGGTTGATACGCTTTTTGTGCTGGCCGGGTTGGATATCGTTTACGGACAAGCCGGGCAGGTGATTGCCGGTGGCACGCCCATCGGGTTGATGGGCGGCCCAGAAAGCGGCACAAGTTCTGCCATGTCACCAAATGGTGAAGGCACTAGCACTGACCGGACAGAAACGCTCTATATAGAAGTCAGGCAAGACAACACACCTCAGGATCCGGCAGACTGGTTCCGCACCGACAAGGATGGATAG
- the gpmI gene encoding 2,3-bisphosphoglycerate-independent phosphoglycerate mutase, translated as MSAPKPVVLCILDGWGLSEVPEGNAPLLAKTPNFDRIMQAGPSAQLITHGPDVGLPRGQMGNSEVGHTNIGAGRVVAMDLGQIDLAIEEGSFAENARLRAFIAKLQETGGTAHLMGVVSDGGVHGHLSHMIAAARALDAAGVPVVIHAVTDGRDVAPSSALGYFAALEEVLPEGVRIVTVTGRYFALDRDNRWDRVGKASAAILRGEGGSAPNARAAVQSAYDRGETDEFIAATVIDGYKGAVSGDGLFCLNFRADRAREIMAALGAPGFDAYDTGPRPEWAALMGMAEYSKDHAAYMTTMYPKPDIVNTLGDWVAQHGLRQFRLAETEKYPHVTFFLNGGVEIPAKGEDRNMPKSPDVATYDLQPEMSSVEVTDQFVQAIEAGYDLIVVNYANPDMVGHTGDLNAAIAACESVDAGLGRVLTALEKAGGAMIVTADHGNCEMMIDPETGGAHTAHTLNPVPVVVVGAPEGAALRDGRLADLAPTILHLMGLPQPNEMTGKSLLT; from the coding sequence ATGAGCGCCCCCAAACCTGTCGTATTGTGCATTCTTGACGGCTGGGGTCTCAGCGAGGTGCCGGAGGGCAACGCGCCCTTGCTTGCGAAGACGCCGAATTTTGATCGGATCATGCAGGCGGGGCCAAGCGCCCAGCTGATCACCCATGGCCCTGACGTTGGCCTGCCGCGCGGGCAGATGGGCAATTCCGAGGTCGGTCATACCAATATCGGCGCGGGCCGGGTGGTTGCGATGGACCTGGGCCAGATTGATCTGGCCATTGAGGAAGGCAGCTTTGCTGAGAATGCGCGGCTGCGCGCGTTTATCGCGAAGCTGCAAGAGACGGGTGGCACCGCGCATCTGATGGGCGTCGTCTCGGACGGTGGGGTGCATGGGCATCTGAGCCATATGATCGCCGCGGCGCGTGCCTTGGATGCGGCAGGGGTGCCTGTGGTAATCCATGCGGTGACCGATGGGCGCGATGTGGCGCCCTCGTCGGCGCTTGGCTATTTTGCAGCGTTGGAAGAGGTGCTGCCAGAGGGTGTGCGCATCGTCACTGTCACAGGGCGCTATTTTGCCTTAGACCGCGACAACCGATGGGATCGGGTGGGCAAGGCTTCAGCCGCGATCCTGCGCGGGGAGGGCGGTTCAGCGCCCAACGCCCGTGCGGCGGTGCAATCGGCCTACGACCGAGGCGAAACGGACGAGTTTATCGCCGCAACGGTTATCGATGGTTACAAAGGTGCAGTCTCGGGCGACGGGCTTTTCTGCCTCAACTTCCGCGCTGACCGTGCGCGGGAGATTATGGCCGCCCTCGGCGCGCCGGGGTTTGACGCCTATGACACTGGCCCGCGCCCCGAATGGGCGGCGTTGATGGGCATGGCGGAATATTCCAAGGATCACGCCGCCTATATGACCACGATGTATCCCAAGCCCGATATCGTAAACACATTGGGCGATTGGGTGGCGCAGCATGGGCTACGGCAGTTCCGGCTGGCTGAGACCGAAAAGTATCCACATGTGACCTTCTTCCTAAATGGCGGGGTGGAAATCCCGGCGAAGGGCGAGGACCGCAACATGCCAAAATCGCCTGATGTCGCGACCTATGACTTGCAGCCTGAGATGTCCTCGGTCGAGGTGACCGACCAATTCGTGCAGGCGATCGAGGCGGGCTATGACCTGATCGTGGTGAACTATGCCAACCCCGATATGGTCGGCCATACCGGCGATCTGAATGCTGCCATCGCGGCCTGCGAGTCGGTGGACGCGGGGCTGGGCCGGGTGCTGACAGCGCTGGAGAAAGCAGGCGGCGCAATGATTGTCACCGCGGACCACGGCAATTGCGAGATGATGATCGACCCTGAAACCGGCGGCGCGCATACGGCGCATACGCTTAACCCCGTGCCAGTGGTGGTGGTGGGTGCGCCCGAAGGGGCCGCCTTGCGTGACGGGCGGCTGGCCGATCTTGCGCCAACGATATTGCATCTGATGGGCCTGCCGCAGCCCAATGAAATGACCGGGAAAAGCCTGCTGACATGA
- a CDS encoding zinc-finger domain-containing protein, whose protein sequence is MTLPAPETRIVNTWRVACDGSEGALGHPRVWLQIPQDRGWVECGYCDCKFVHTDFEGKV, encoded by the coding sequence ATGACCCTTCCAGCGCCCGAAACCCGCATCGTAAACACCTGGCGTGTGGCCTGTGACGGCAGCGAAGGCGCGCTTGGTCATCCGCGCGTCTGGCTGCAAATCCCCCAAGACCGCGGCTGGGTCGAATGCGGCTATTGCGATTGCAAATTCGTGCACACGGATTTCGAAGGCAAAGTCTGA